In one Melaminivora jejuensis genomic region, the following are encoded:
- a CDS encoding type I restriction-modification system subunit M, whose product MLDDIKKTLWATADKLRANMDAAEYKHLVLGLIFVKYISDTFAARRAELTARLTNPNDEYFYGDADPADIEAELEDRDYYKEVNVFWVPEGARWEALRAAAKQPDIGKRIDDALTLIEAENPKLKGILDKRYARAQLPDGKLGELVDLVSTIGFGEDAAIARDVLGQVYEYFLGMFASAEGKRGGQFYTPASIVKTLVAILSPHEGKVYDPCCGSGGMFVQSEKFIEAHGGKLGDVSIYGQEANPTTWRLAAMNLAIRGIDYNLGREPADTFTRNQHPDLRADYILANPPFNISDWWHGSLEGDPRWEYGDPPHGNANYAWLQHMLHHLKPTGRAGIVLANGSMSSSQNNEGVIRAAMVDADVVEVMVALPGQLFFNTQIPACLWFLAKQKTRKGEVLFIDARKQGRMISRVQAELTDDTITRIEAVVAAWRGEPGAGSYEDVKGFCRSVPLAEIAQHGHVLTPGRYVGAEEVEDDDEAFADKMQKLTEKLGEQMAKGAELDAVIRAKLGGLGYEF is encoded by the coding sequence ATGCTCGACGACATCAAAAAAACCCTCTGGGCCACCGCCGACAAGCTGCGCGCCAACATGGACGCCGCCGAATACAAGCACCTTGTGCTCGGCCTCATTTTCGTCAAATACATCTCCGACACCTTTGCCGCCCGCCGTGCCGAGCTGACGGCCCGCCTGACCAACCCCAACGACGAATACTTCTACGGCGACGCCGACCCCGCTGACATTGAAGCCGAGCTGGAAGACCGCGACTACTACAAAGAGGTCAACGTCTTCTGGGTGCCCGAAGGCGCGCGGTGGGAAGCTTTGCGCGCCGCCGCCAAGCAGCCCGACATTGGCAAACGCATTGACGACGCCCTCACACTGATCGAGGCCGAAAACCCCAAGCTCAAAGGCATCCTCGACAAACGCTATGCCCGTGCGCAACTGCCCGACGGCAAGCTGGGTGAGTTGGTGGATTTGGTATCCACCATTGGCTTTGGTGAAGACGCTGCCATTGCCCGCGACGTGCTGGGCCAGGTGTACGAATACTTTCTGGGCATGTTCGCCAGTGCCGAGGGCAAGCGGGGCGGGCAGTTTTACACTCCCGCCAGCATCGTCAAAACCCTGGTGGCCATCCTCAGCCCGCACGAAGGCAAGGTGTACGACCCCTGCTGTGGCTCGGGCGGCATGTTTGTGCAGTCGGAAAAGTTCATCGAAGCCCACGGCGGCAAGCTGGGCGATGTGAGCATCTACGGCCAAGAGGCCAACCCCACTACATGGCGCCTGGCCGCCATGAATCTGGCCATTCGCGGCATCGACTACAACCTGGGCCGCGAGCCTGCCGACACTTTCACCCGCAACCAGCATCCCGACCTGCGGGCCGACTACATTCTGGCCAACCCGCCCTTCAACATCTCTGACTGGTGGCACGGCAGCCTGGAAGGCGACCCGCGCTGGGAGTATGGCGACCCACCCCACGGCAACGCCAACTACGCCTGGTTGCAGCACATGCTGCACCACCTGAAGCCCACGGGCCGCGCCGGCATTGTGCTGGCCAATGGCAGCATGAGCAGCAGCCAGAACAACGAAGGCGTGATCCGCGCCGCCATGGTCGATGCCGACGTGGTCGAAGTCATGGTGGCCCTGCCCGGCCAGTTGTTCTTCAACACCCAAATCCCCGCCTGCCTCTGGTTTTTGGCCAAGCAGAAAACGCGCAAAGGCGAAGTGCTGTTCATCGACGCCCGCAAGCAGGGTCGCATGATCAGCCGCGTACAGGCCGAGCTGACCGACGACACCATCACCCGCATCGAAGCCGTGGTGGCCGCCTGGCGCGGCGAGCCAGGCGCAGGCAGCTACGAAGACGTGAAAGGCTTTTGCCGCAGCGTGCCCCTGGCCGAGATCGCCCAGCACGGCCATGTGCTTACCCCCGGCCGCTACGTGGGCGCGGAAGAGGTGGAAGACGACGACGAAGCCTTTGCCGACAAGATGCAGAAGCTCACCGAAAAGCTGGGCGAGCAAATGGCCAAGGGTGCGGAGCTGGATGCAGTGATTCGGGCGAAGCTGGGGGGACTGGGGTATGAGTTCTGA